From the genome of Anopheles funestus chromosome 2RL, idAnoFuneDA-416_04, whole genome shotgun sequence:
gtgaacagccaaacaaaccagacaaacacgacactgTTCGAAAGGTGCTCTGCCAATTGTCGTGTAGAACTGTCACTCCATCGACAATTTCAATGACTAGTACTGTTGCTAAGTTCGTTTAGTTCCAATTTCGGTGGGTTTATGTATTGTAATACGGATGTATTACGGAAGATATTacttttcggaaggaggctttggtagcctaataacaaagacggaaggtataacggaagaacggaagacaaaacggaagaacgtaagaacggaagaacggaagatgttgcttgtacaacgatccaataacgaatatctttattcagcatgacagttgcgcagcacactgtcatgtccaatggtcataattcactctgacatttcgaaagctcttcacaatgataccggttgcggacctGACACTACAGTATATTACAGCTCGGCTATCCTGACTTAGGATTGACCTCAATTCTACTTGACTACATACCTAATCATATCTACGTATTAGTGGCCCACTTCCTAAGCTTATCAACTTCTAGAACGCCATCATAGGCCATTTGTGTATGCTGACATCCCTCAACATCTCTAACAACATAGCGGTCATGAGGAAGAATTTTGTGAATTATATAAGGGCCACGAAACCTACAGTTAAGCTTTTTGTTGACACCGCTTGTGTCTGTATATTTGATAGCTACTAGATCTCCTACGGTGAATTTAGGAGCTGGCTTGTTCCTATCGGCTAAGTATTGCTCATTTCGATTTTGcgatatttcgatattttcctGTGCTTCGGAACGGAGACGATTAAGGTCTCGACTAACGTCTTCTGTTTTGGACTCAAGAAATTCACGAGGTACATACAATTGGAGGGGATAGAGGGGAGACTGATGATAAACAAGACCATCTTGCAAGACGAATCCATTAACAGGACCGACTTcgagttttcgttttaaagAGTCAATGGAAGGATCTCTTGATTAAGCTACCTGAAGTTGAAAGTCAAGGTCTAATTCGCTAATTGCACCTACTGCTTCAGTTCGGCTTAATGCATCCACGTGAGCCATAGAAGTCTGATGAGTGAGATTGATCTTCATTTTATGATTTACTAACTGAGTGCATTGAATAGAATCGTCGAGATAATTTTCCTTAATGATTGGTAGGACAATAGCGGATTGCTTTGAAGATAATGTGGGGCCAACATCAGGCTCAATTTCTGATTCATAAACGTCAATAGCAGAAATTTCATTGGTTGCCACATCTAGTGAATCCTGGTTCTGGGTTTCAATTCCCCCCCGAGGGGGCTGCATAAGAGAGACGTAATTCTTAGAGTACGTAAGACGGACGTTAAACGAAGGGAGTATATCTCTACCTATAATTATTGGCCAGTCCATAGAGTTCTCGggtaatataataaatgaatgattgaGGATCACCTCCTTAAATTTTATACGGCACGTTACTTGACCACGAGTATAAAGTCGGGAGTTCCCTAGGCCACGAAATCGAGAAAGGGCTAACGGAGCCAGGAGTCCAACTGGCACTATGGattcatttataaaacttaCAGAACTACCTGTATCAAATAGAGATTGTATTCCTTTTACTaccacaaccggttttcctaacttgagaaaagaaacactcacctcttgtaattcatctaatgccagagtttcattatcatcacccGCAATACGAGTAATTGGATCCGGATGAGCAGCAGCATTCGCGACCTTCTTTGGGCAATTTTTGTAGTTATGCCCCATCTGGAAACACGTGAAGCATGCCCCCGGTGGTCGGTTGGGGCGAGAACAGGCACTCTTAAGATGTCCAAACTCCGAACAGTTGTAACATCGAATGATGTTCTGCGTTGCTCCTCGACTGGTCGAAACAGGAACTTTCTCCGGAATTGAAGATGATGTCGTCGTCGGCTTAGGGACTCTTCTGGACCGAATAGTCTCGAATTTCTTAAGCATAGGCTTCAGATCTTCCACGTTGTTTGCCATGAATCGCATCCCAGCAGTAAGAGATGGACTATCCAGACCATCGAGGATAATGTTAATCAATTCAGGTTCCGGGATGGGGGCTCGGCTGGCAATACGTTGCATATCCAACACATAACGTAAGGCGGTCTCCTTTGGGGAGAGACGACGGGATCGTAAGTGTCGAAGAACGGCTTCAACCGTGGGCGGCACACTCAAGGTTGAGATGAGTTCTTCCTTTAACTGTTCCAGCGTAAGGGCACGAGATGACTGGGCAACGATAGCCGCAGATCCTTTAAGCAGCCGGCGAGCATGAACGAATTTATCAGCATCCTTCACACGATGTAGGGAGAAAGTATAATCGAGGTCATCCAACCATTGGATGATACATCTGTCGTCGTCTCCCGTGAAgggttcgattgttttatcgAGTTTTAAGTCAGCAATCGGTGGTGGAGCACATTCAGACTGGTGTTCCAAAGCCTGAATCTTACGGCGCAAATCCACTAGTTCCAATTGTTGCTGCAATCTGCGAATTTCGTCTTCGTAAGTAGCCTGGGTGCATTTGTTAGTCGGGTTACATTCTTTGGCCGCACTATCGACATCAACACGCTCCGCTGCGGTAGCGTCCAACATGGCAACACCGCACTTTACGGGGGTAACACTtgaagcgtccaaaatggcgacaTCACGCTTCGCGAGTGTGGCACTcgaggcgtccaaaatggcggcatcGCGCTTCGCAAGTGTGGCACTcgaggcgtccaaaatggcggcatcGCGCTTCACGGGTGTAGCACTcgaagcgtccaaaatggcggacaGGCACGTGGTAGGAGCATCGGAAGCTGGTTCCTCGTCTGGTATCGGTGTGGCGTCAATTCCCATAATTTTAGCAAACAATCTCCGGATCTGGGCAACGGTAGCGGAAGGGGGAACCGCAATCCCCGCATCCGACAGAACGCCCAACATTTCATCACGGCCAGGCATGATCTAAACCAAGATGACACAACGGCAGCACGGGGCGAATCCCACTTCTGAGATGTAATACGGATGTATTACGGAAGATATTacttttcggaaggaggctttggtagcctaataacaaagacggaaggtataacggaagaacggaagacaaaacggaagaacgtaagaacggaagaacggaagatgttgcttgtacaacgatccaataacgaatatctttattcagcatgacagttgcgcagcacactgtcatgtccaatggtcataattcactctgacatttcgaaagctcttcacaatgataccggttgcggacctgacactacagtatattacagtattgtaatatactgtagtgtcaggtccgcaaccggtatcattgtgaagagctttcgaaatgtcagagtgaattatgacccttggacatgacagtgtgctgcgcaactgtcatgctgaataaagatattcgttattggatcgttgtacaagcaacatcttccgttcttccgttcttccgttcttccgttctgtcttccgttcttccgttataccttccgtctttgttattaggctaccaaagcctccttccgaaaagttaaATCTTCCGTAATACATCCGTATTACATCTCAGAAGTGGGATTCGCCCCGTGCTGCCGTTGTGTCATCTTGGTTTAGATCATGCCTAGCCGTGATGAAATGTTGGGCGTTCTGTCGGATGCGGGGATTGCGGTTCCCCCTTCCGCTACCGTTGCCCAGATCCGGAGattgtttgctgaaattaTGGGAATTGACGCCACACCGATACCAGACGAGGAACCAGCTTCCGAAGCGCCTTTGACCGATGCCCCTACCACGTGCCtgtccgc
Proteins encoded in this window:
- the LOC125761133 gene encoding uncharacterized protein LOC125761133 — translated: MPGRDEMLGVLSDAGIAVPPSATVAQIRRLFAKIMGIDATPIPDEEPASDAPTTCLSAILDASSATPVKRDAAILDASSATLAKRDAAILDASSATLAKRDVAILDASSVTPVKCGVAMLDATAAERVDVDSAAKECNPTNKCTQATYEDEIRRLQQQLELVDLRRKIQALEHQSECAPPPIADLKLDKTIEPFTGDDDRCIIQWLDDLDYTFSLHRVKDADKFVHARRLLKGSAAIVAQSSRALTLEQLKEELISTLSVPPTVEAVLRHLRSRRLSPKETALRYVLDMQRIASRAPIPEPELINIILDGLDSPSLTAGMRFMANNVEDLKPMLKKFETIRSRRVPKPTTTSSSIPEKVPVSTSRGATQNIIRCYNCSEFGHLKSACSRPNRPPGACFTCFQMGHNYKNCPKKVANAAAHPDPITRIAGDDNETLALDELQEVVL